The Sphingomonas sp. OV641 genome contains a region encoding:
- a CDS encoding S26 family signal peptidase: MAAATEALARVGHAAPTAVDVAGDRAARKALIVKRVRQWSAVALLGIVWGGYNSIAAWRETHAFMINASESLPNWAFFIQRGRVPAKGDYVFFAPPEGELVRRHFGPDSGPFGKRVIGEAGALVEHRGKWVYVDGVRVAHMKPRSRFGEVLTPGPVGRVPEGCYYVGTAHPDGFDSRYGEIGFACAKQIIGTGTPIL, translated from the coding sequence ATGGCAGCGGCAACTGAGGCGCTGGCGCGGGTCGGTCATGCGGCTCCCACGGCGGTTGACGTCGCCGGGGACCGCGCGGCCCGCAAGGCGCTGATCGTCAAGCGGGTCCGCCAGTGGAGCGCGGTCGCGCTGCTCGGGATCGTGTGGGGCGGCTACAACTCGATCGCCGCGTGGCGCGAGACGCACGCCTTCATGATAAACGCGAGCGAGAGCCTCCCCAACTGGGCGTTCTTCATCCAGCGCGGCCGCGTGCCCGCCAAGGGCGACTATGTGTTCTTCGCGCCGCCCGAGGGCGAGCTGGTGCGCCGCCACTTCGGACCGGATTCGGGACCGTTCGGCAAGCGCGTGATCGGCGAGGCCGGGGCGCTGGTCGAGCATCGCGGGAAATGGGTCTATGTCGACGGCGTCCGCGTCGCGCACATGAAGCCGCGCTCGCGCTTCGGCGAGGTGCTGACGCCGGGACCGGTCGGGCGCGTTCCCGAGGGCTGCTATTATGTCGGCACCGCACACCCCGACGGGTTCGACAGCCGCTACGGCGAGATCGGCTTTGCCTGCGCGAAGCAGATCATCGGCACCGGGACGCCGATCCTGTGA